One stretch of Flavobacterium sp. 9 DNA includes these proteins:
- the carA gene encoding glutamine-hydrolyzing carbamoyl-phosphate synthase small subunit, with amino-acid sequence MKYTTRQSAILLLSDGTIFHGKSIGISGKTFGEVCFNTGMTGYQEIFTDPSYFGQIMVATNAHIGNYGVNDLEIESDSIKIAGLVCKNFSFNYSREDASGSLEDYFTKQNLICISDVDTRALVSYIRDNGAMNAVICTDGTSIEDLKKELANVPNMEGLELASKVSTTEPYFFGDENATYKVSALDLGIKKNILRNLAKRDCYIKVFPYNSTYKDLAEFNPDGYFLSNGPGDPDPLFGAIEVAKEILANDKPLFGICLGHQVIALANGVQTYKMFNGHRGINHPVKNILTGKGEITSQNHGFAVNKEQLDNHPELEITHLHLNDGTVAGMRMKNKNCFSVQYHPEASPGPHDSSYLFDEFVENIKLATAKTM; translated from the coding sequence ATGAAATACACTACACGACAAAGCGCCATTTTACTATTAAGCGACGGAACCATTTTTCATGGAAAATCTATCGGTATAAGTGGTAAGACATTTGGAGAGGTTTGTTTTAACACTGGAATGACTGGATACCAAGAGATTTTTACAGATCCATCTTACTTTGGGCAAATAATGGTAGCTACTAATGCTCACATTGGAAACTATGGTGTTAATGATTTGGAAATAGAATCTGATAGCATTAAAATTGCAGGTTTAGTTTGTAAAAACTTTAGTTTTAATTATTCAAGAGAAGATGCTTCCGGAAGTTTAGAAGATTATTTTACAAAGCAAAACTTAATTTGTATTTCAGATGTTGATACAAGAGCTTTGGTAAGTTACATTCGTGACAATGGAGCAATGAATGCTGTTATTTGTACAGACGGAACTTCGATTGAAGATTTAAAAAAGGAATTGGCTAATGTGCCAAATATGGAAGGTTTGGAGTTGGCATCGAAAGTCTCAACTACTGAGCCTTATTTTTTTGGTGATGAAAACGCTACATATAAGGTTTCTGCTTTAGATCTTGGAATCAAAAAGAACATTTTGAGAAATCTAGCGAAAAGAGATTGTTATATTAAAGTGTTTCCTTATAATTCAACTTATAAAGATTTAGCAGAGTTTAATCCTGATGGATATTTCTTGTCTAACGGACCTGGAGATCCAGATCCTCTTTTTGGAGCTATTGAAGTTGCAAAAGAAATTTTAGCAAATGATAAGCCGTTATTCGGTATTTGTTTGGGACACCAAGTAATTGCTCTTGCAAATGGAGTTCAAACTTATAAAATGTTTAATGGACACAGAGGGATAAATCATCCGGTTAAAAATATATTAACTGGTAAAGGTGAAATTACTTCTCAAAATCATGGATTCGCTGTTAACAAAGAACAACTAGATAATCATCCAGAATTAGAAATAACACATTTACATTTAAATGATGGAACTGTTGCGGGAATGCGTATGAAAAATAAGAATTGTTTTTCAGTACAATACCATCCGGAAGCTAGTCCTGGACCACATGATTCTTCTTATTTGTTTGATGAGTTTGTAGAGAATATAAAACTTGCTACTGCTAAAACGATGTAG
- the rplQ gene encoding 50S ribosomal protein L17, translating into MRHGKKFNHLSRQTGHRKAMLANMACSLIEHKRINTTVAKAKALKQFVEPLITKSKEDTTHNRRIVFAYLRSKYAVTDLFRDVAAKVGDRPGGYTRIIKVGNRLGDNADMAMIELVDFNELYNGGKKEVKKAKSRRGGKAKKAEETTEAPAAESETTTEASE; encoded by the coding sequence ATGAGACACGGAAAAAAATTCAATCACTTAAGCAGACAGACTGGACATAGAAAAGCTATGTTAGCTAATATGGCTTGTTCTCTTATTGAGCACAAACGTATTAACACTACTGTTGCTAAGGCTAAAGCGCTTAAACAATTCGTTGAGCCTTTAATCACAAAATCAAAAGAAGATACTACTCACAATCGTCGTATCGTTTTTGCTTACTTACGTAGTAAATATGCGGTAACTGATTTATTCAGAGACGTAGCTGCTAAAGTTGGAGACCGTCCAGGTGGATACACTCGTATCATTAAAGTTGGAAATCGTTTGGGAGATAATGCTGATATGGCAATGATCGAACTTGTAGATTTCAATGAACTTTACAATGGTGGTAAAAAAGAAGTTAAAAAAGCAAAAAGCCGTCGTGGTGGTAAAGCAAAAAAAGCTGAGGAAACTACTGAAGCTCCAGCTGCTGAGTCAGAAACGACTACTGAAGCTTCTGAATAA
- a CDS encoding DNA-directed RNA polymerase subunit alpha gives MAIFNFQKPDKVIMIDSTDFEGKFEFRPLEPGYGLTVGNALRRVLLSALEGYAITSVRIEGVDHEFSTISGVVEDVTEIILNLKQVRFKRQIEDIDNEAVTISVSGKDQLTAGDFQKFISGFQVLNPDLVICNLDSKIKLNFDLTIEKGRGYVPAEENKKQNAAIGTIFTDSIFTPVKNVKYAIENFRVEQKTDYEKLVFEIKTDGSINPKDALTEAAKVLIHHFMLFSDERITLEADEIAQTESYDEESLHMRQLLKTKLVDMDLSVRALNCLKAAEVDTLGDLVSFNKNDLMKFRNFGKKSLTELDELVAVKNLTFGMDLAKYKLDKE, from the coding sequence ATGGCAATATTTAATTTTCAAAAGCCCGATAAAGTTATCATGATCGATTCAACCGATTTTGAAGGTAAATTCGAATTTAGACCTTTAGAACCTGGTTATGGATTGACAGTTGGTAATGCACTTAGAAGAGTTTTGCTTTCAGCATTAGAAGGTTATGCAATTACATCTGTTCGTATCGAAGGTGTAGATCATGAGTTTTCTACTATTTCAGGTGTTGTTGAAGATGTTACCGAAATTATCCTTAATCTAAAACAAGTTCGTTTCAAACGTCAAATTGAAGATATCGATAATGAAGCAGTTACAATTTCTGTTTCTGGTAAAGATCAACTAACAGCAGGTGATTTTCAAAAATTTATTTCAGGTTTCCAAGTTTTGAATCCAGACCTTGTTATCTGTAATTTAGATTCTAAAATCAAATTGAACTTCGATTTAACAATCGAAAAAGGTAGAGGATATGTTCCTGCTGAGGAGAACAAAAAACAGAACGCTGCAATTGGTACTATTTTTACAGATTCAATTTTTACTCCGGTAAAAAATGTAAAATATGCGATTGAAAACTTCCGTGTTGAGCAAAAAACAGATTACGAAAAATTAGTTTTTGAAATTAAAACTGATGGTTCTATTAATCCAAAAGATGCTCTTACTGAAGCTGCTAAAGTTTTAATTCACCACTTCATGTTATTTTCTGACGAAAGAATTACACTCGAGGCTGACGAAATTGCACAAACAGAATCGTATGATGAAGAGTCATTGCATATGAGACAATTGCTTAAAACTAAGCTTGTTGATATGGATTTATCTGTGAGAGCATTAAATTGCTTGAAAGCGGCTGAAGTTGATACACTTGGTGATTTAGTATCGTTCAATAAAAATGACCTAATGAAATTCCGTAATTTTGGTAAAAAATCTTTAACTGAGCTAGATGAACTTGTAGCGGTTAAAAATTTAACTTTCGGAATGGACTTAGCTAAATACAAATTAGATAAAGAATAA
- the rpsD gene encoding 30S ribosomal protein S4 translates to MARYTGPKTRIARKFGEAIFGDDKSFEKRNYPPGQHGMAKKRGKKSEYAVQLMEKQKAKYSYGILEKQFRNLFKKASATKGVTGEVLLQLCEARLDNVVFRMGIAPSRRGARQLVSHRHVTVNGEVVNIASYHLKPGDKVAVREKSKSLEAIERSLSNSSHVYEWITWNNDLKEGTFVSVPARLQIPENIKEQLIVELYNK, encoded by the coding sequence ATGGCAAGATATACTGGTCCAAAAACTAGAATTGCTCGTAAATTTGGCGAGGCAATCTTCGGAGATGATAAATCTTTCGAAAAAAGAAATTACCCACCTGGACAACACGGGATGGCTAAAAAAAGAGGAAAAAAATCTGAGTACGCTGTTCAGTTAATGGAAAAGCAAAAAGCTAAATATTCTTACGGAATTTTAGAAAAACAATTCAGAAATTTATTCAAAAAAGCATCAGCTACTAAAGGTGTTACTGGTGAAGTTCTTTTACAATTATGCGAAGCAAGATTAGATAACGTTGTTTTTAGAATGGGTATTGCTCCTTCTAGAAGAGGTGCTAGACAATTAGTTTCTCACAGACACGTTACTGTAAATGGTGAGGTTGTAAATATCGCTTCTTACCACCTTAAACCTGGTGATAAAGTTGCAGTTCGTGAAAAATCTAAATCTTTAGAAGCTATCGAACGTTCTTTATCAAATTCAAGTCATGTTTATGAATGGATTACTTGGAATAATGATCTTAAAGAAGGAACTTTTGTTTCTGTACCTGCAAGACTTCAGATTCCAGAAAACATTAAAGAACAATTAATCGTAGAGTTGTACAACAAATAA